The nucleotide sequence CAGGCAGCGCACGCAGTTCTGCGCCACCGGCGAGTTGGGCTCACCGCAGTGCGGACACATCAACGCGGCGGTGGCGGCGCGCCCCACCGTTCCCGGAAGTCGCCGCAGGGACGCCCCGGTCTCCTCACCGGACGGCAGGACCACCGTGCTCCTGGCCCAGAACAACGGGAAATCGCAGTTCCGGCAGAAGTCCTGCGAATTCCGCCGTCCCGCATCGACAGTCGCCATCTCGCCGCACTCGGGGCAGGTGACCAGATCTCCCGGAGGGGCGATGCCACCGGGACCGAGCAGGAGCGGCAGGTCGAACCCGCCCGCCATCAGGGGCTGCTGCGCCACCGACGGATACTGTTGCGGCCGAGGGAGAGTGGCGACATTGGTCTTGTGCAGGTCCAGTGGATCCTGATCCACGACCGACGGTTGACGTGGCGGGGGCGGCGCCGACGGGGACGGCGACATCCCCGGTGCCGACGGCGTCACGGCCTCTTCCGGCAACGGGGTGAACGCCTGGCTGGCATAGGCGGGAGCGGGTGGACCGACCGGCGGAGCCGTGAACGAACCGACCGGCGGCGGACTGGACCCAGCCGATCTGCCGAGGATCGGCGAGACCCCGAGCACCGGAGAGGGGGCCGCGGTCTGGACATACGGCATCCCGGTGGTCTGGATACCGCTGTCCGGGAGTGGAACCGGCTGCGCACCATGGGGAGCCGGGACCGGCGCACCGCCCGATCCGCCCCGCACCTGCTCCAGGTAGACACGGTCGGCCGTCGCACGATCGGCCGCCGCCTGAGATCTTCTGGTCTTCCTCACGATCATTCCCATCCCTTTTCGGCGGTCGCCAGCACGCGTCGTACGTCGATCCACAGTTCCGCGCGCACATGTGCCGGGATCTCGTCCCGCACCATCGCCACGAATTCGTCCTCGGACAGATGCCCGGTGCCCTGCACGGTCATCCGCACCCAGGCCACATCGCCCGGCGCCTCCCCCTCGGCCCAGACGCCCCCGCCGTCGAGCACCTCGGCCGGCCCGCCGGAGAGCATCTCCAGGTACCCGCGCAGACCCTCCACGGTTCCGCGGTGCGCCAGCGCTCTTGCCGAGCTGGCCAGGATCACCCGCTGCAACTGTTCCGGCAGCGACTTGTCGATCGTGTCGACACCGATCCAACTGGCCAGGTGGCTGATCATCGGGACGGGCGTGACCGATGCATCCGCGACGTGCTGCATCAGATCGGCGTCATCCATCAGCCCGCTGCCGAGCTCCTGGAAGATGCTGACGAAGCGCACGAAGAAGTCGCTCTGCAGCATCCCGACCGGCAGTTGGTTGATCAGCCACTGCGGATGGCGCGGGGGTGGACCGACCCGGGAATCGCGGCGCACGCGAGGCAGTGCCCGCGAGATCCCGGAGTCGGCCGAGGCCGCCAGATCAGCGCCGCCGGATGGTCCGAAGGACGGCACCGAACCCGATCTCGGCACCAGCGCGGTACCGGTCTCGGCCACCGCTGCGCGGGGGTCATTGGAGACCGTGGGTTGTTCAGTTGCCGGACCCGCTGCAGCCAAATGTTTCTCGGACCCGGGCAGCTGCCAGCCACCGTCGCTCGGCCCCGTCACGGCGACTTCGCCGCACGCCGCAGATCCTGCCGGTCGTGGAGGGTCATCGGACGACGACCCGATGTGCGCCGGACAGGAAGAGCGAGTGCTCGTCCAGCCGGATGACGTCGCGGCCGGCGCCGATGCGCTGGCCGGAACGGAGATCGAACTCGAACAGTTGGACCTCGTCGACCCGGTCGACGCCCTCGACACTCTCCAGCAGCTGGGCGATCGCCGCGGCATTCAGATCGGCGTCGAAGAGCCACCCGCCGCCGTCCGCCCCACCGGAGAGTGGATGGATGTATCTGGTCAGCTCGTTGACGGCCCGCTGCCGCACCAGGGCCAGCGGCCGGCCGGCCGGCGCGTGCACCAGCGCTGCCACCGAGACTCCCTGGTAGAAGGGAGTTCCGACCTCGATTGCCGTACCGACGATGCGGTGGGCGTCGAGGTGGTCGGTGATCCGGCGCATCAACGGTGCGGTGATCGCGAAGTCGTCCAACTGGTGGGTCCGGAGGTCGGTCCGGACCTGCGGCACCACCAGCATCCGCACCGGGCCCTGACCCGTCGCCGCCGGAAGGCACCTGGCCCTGGCCACCTCGATGGACGACTCCATCGTCAGGCGCTCGAAATCACCGGCGGTGACGGCCCTCTGGCCGGTCCGCAGGGTCAGCGGTCCCCTGGTCTTGGCCTCGTTCACGGTTTCGGCATCCACACCGCCGACGGCCGGACGCAGGTTGACCGCGCCCGAGATGTACGGCACCGCCGACCGCAGCACGGTCAGGGTGCGAGCGCCGACATTGCCGAGAGCACCCCCGCCGTAACGGTATTCGGTCGTCGAGATCTCGGCACCGTCGCGCGGGATCCGGCCGTGCTGGCGGACCGATCCGTCCGGATAGCGGACGCGGGGACCGAAACGGACGATGCCCGACGCGGAATCCCAGACGAAATGCGGATCGGACGCAGTGGAGGCAGAGAAGTCGGCGACCTCCGTCCATTCCACCCGCCCACCGGGATCGCTGACCACCACCGTCTCGCCTCCGCGGCGGGGCAGTACCGGCGGAAAGCTGACCTGGAACTCCTGGCCGGGACTTCCATCCGACCGGCCCAGCACCTCACCGGCCGCCTTGGACGAATGCTCTGCCTCGACCGTCGCGCCCAGTGCCGCCACCTCGAGCGCGTCGAGCTGCGGCGAGGCCTGGTAGGTGGGCTGTCCGGGGACCGGCGTCAGGAGCCGCACCCGCAGCCAGTAGGCGGATGTGTCCCCGAGCGTCAGGAAATCGTGTTCCGACGGGATCATCAGCACGATCTCGCCCGCCCGGTTGAGGCCACCGGTGCTGTCGGAGAAGACGTCGACGGTGATCCAGGCCTCGCCGTTCCAGACCTCCCAGGCCAGCGGCGGGTTCCGTGGGTCCACCCCGATGCCCTGGGCGTGGGCCTGCACCGAGAGCCGGATCGCCATTCCGGCCAGGCTTTCCGCGAATCCGAGCAGCAAGACGTTCCCGGGTGCCAGCCGCCCGGTGGCGTCGGTCGAGGTGAAACACGCCACCGAGGACCCGACGAACCGGAGATCGTCGTAGACGGCCGTCATCCGCTCGGCCTTCGCATCCGAGGTCAGTGCGTTGACCAGTACCGGCGGCCGGATGGTGAGTTCGTCGACGGTCGAGAACACCACGGCGGTATCGGCGGTGCGGTGATCGGCGGTGGTGGTCACCTGGAGTCCCGCCGGCACCGTCACCGGTACGTCCTGGACGGCGGAGAGCCAGAAGGTGACCTGCGCCTTGGCCACCGACGGCGGGAACGGCTCGATCCCGACCAGGTTGAGGAAATGGACGAACAGCCGGTCCGGCACCTGGTTGACCCGGTACAGCACCATTTCACTCATCCAGGCGAACAATTCGATGAGAGCGACGCCGGGGTCGGAGACGTTGTGGTTCGTCCATTCCGGGGTGTAGCGCGGAATCAGTCGCTTCGCCTCGTCGACGATGTCCTGGAAGGTCCGGTCGTCCAGGTTCGGGGCGGGTAGCACCATCAGCTCTCCTCGTGCGGAATGACGTAGAACGGATACACCAGGTTGCGGCGGTCGTTGGTGGCCTTGACCCGGTAGGTGACGTTGATGACGATCAGAGCCCCATCGTCGGCATCGGGCACCGGGTCGACCTGCTCCACCGTGACCCTCGGTTCCCACTGCGCCAGCGCGTCGCGCACGGCCTGCGCCATCAGTCCGAGCAGGTTGGCCGTCACCGGTTCGAACAGCAGATCCCAGATACGGCAACCGAACTGCGGCCGCATCACCCGCTCCCCCGGTGCGGTGGCCAGTACCACCGCCATCGAGCGATCGAGGTCGGCCGGCCCATCGGTCAGCCGGATCGAGCCGGTGTGGTCGACCTGCAGCGGCCAGAAGAATCCGCGCCCGATGAAGGTCGCGTCGTAGTGTGCGGGCTCCCTGGAACCCGCTGCCGGAAGGACGCTCTCCTCCACGCTCACTGCACCTCGCCGTCGGACTTGCTCATCAGTTGACCATCACCGGCATGCCCTTGATCATCGCCGGCCCGCCGGCCGAGACCTCGACCTGGGCGCTGCCCTTGACCTCGACCATCGCTCCGCTGGCGGAGTTCTTCGCCGAGGCCTTCGTGGTCACGTTCAGGCCGGAGATCTCCACGTCGGTATCGGCCTTCAGGGTGATCTTGCTGCCCTGGATGGTGATGGACCCGTCGTTGCCGATCTTGAAGCTCGCCGAGCCGGCCGTGATGGACAGCGGAATTCCGGCCGGCACCTGGGCGATGAACTCCTTCTTGGACATCATCACCGAGGTCGCCCCGCCGGCCAGTGTCAGCGAGATGTACTGCTTGTCCGGCGCGGTGCCGTCACCGAATTCGACGGCATGCCCGAGCCGGGAGGTGATCTGCCGGGAATTGACCATGCTGCTCTCCACCGCGAAGGCGGGCTGGCTGTCCTTGCCGTTGAAGACCGCGCCGAGGATGACCGGCCGGCGGGGATCACCGTTCTCGAAGCCGACGATCACCTCGTCGTTGACCTCCGGCATGAAGGTGACACCCTTCTTGTTGCCACCGCCAACGCTGACCATCCGCGCCCAGCCACTGGCCAGTTGATCGTCGATGCCGGGATACTTGACCTTGATGTCGCCGGGCGATCCCTCCGAGTTCCCGATCTGGGTCACCAGACCGACCACCAACCCGTCTCGGCGGAAGCTGGTCTGCTTCGTCGAGGTCAGCGTGTCGACGAGGCCGTTCGGCCGGTGATCACCGGCCACGAAACGTGTTTCGAAACCGCGGTCGGTGTAGCTGTGCTCGACCTCGGTGACGAAGTACTTGCCGTTCGCAGGGCCGGCCCCCTCCACCTCGACCGAGCCGCCGATCTTGATGGCCGGTGCGATCAGGGTCGTACCGCGCGCCGTGACGGCCGCCGCGGCCCAGGCCGCGGCGGCCCGGTCGGCCAGATCCTGTGCCTCTTCCTGGTCGACCGGGCCCTGGGCAGAGGTGGACACCTTGGTCATCGACGACAGGGCGCTGACCGAGGCGTACCCGGACACCAGACTCGCTGTCGGCAGGATGCCGGACGACGGGGACGCACTGTTGCCCTTGATCGAGGTCTTCGTCTTCGCCGTCCAGCCCATCACTGCACTGGACGAGGGATGCAGGGCGCTGGCGCGCACCGAGAACTGCCGCAGGTCTTCGCTGGCGTTCAGCCTTGCTGACGCAGCGCTGGTCGCCGGTTTCTTGAACTTGAGCACCTTTTCCTCGACCCACCAGTCGTAGCCGACCCGATCGGCCAGTTCGCTGACAAAACCGAAATCGGAGTCGGCCTGCAACGTGTAGTCGAACTGGGCGGCGGTGGCGTCCGCTTCGACGGAAAGACCGTACTCGCGACCGATCTGGCTCACGATGTCCGAGTAGCTCATCTTGGTGAAGCTGCGAGCCTTGTTGCCCAGAGCCATCTTGTAGGAGGGATCGTCCGCGATCACCACGAAGTCGGGAACCCCACGGTCGAGCTGCAGGTCGATCCCGGTGACCTCGCCGGCGAACAGCGTCCCGCCGTCGGCCATCCTGACCTCCAGTTGGGTCCCGATCGTGAACGTGGAGCCGGCAGCGATCGCGAAGCCCGAATCGTCGAAACGCAGGGTGGCCCGCCCCGGTAGGCCGAAACTCGTCCGGATGCGCAGGCCGGACAGCTCGTAGCTCGAGGACATCTGGGATCCGTTGACGAGGATCTCGGGTGCGATCGCCGTCATCGCGGGCGCGGTCACTTCTGCACCCTCGGGATCGACAGCAGCGAGCCGCTGCGGAGAGCGAGCGGGTCGGAGATCCCGTTCGCCCCGGCGATCTGCCGCCACTTCGTCGAATCGCCGTAGTACTTCGCGGAGATCCGATCGAGCGTCTCGCCCGGCTGGACCCGGTGCACCCGATGGGGTCTGGGGGTACCGGACGTCGGGTTCTGCGGGCCGAACGCCACCGACTCCTGGTACTGGGTGAGCGTGAGGGAGATCTTCGCCCGCAGCGGCACGCCGGTGGAGGAGAAATAGGTGAACTGCAGATTGACGCTGGCCACCACGGCCTTGAAGGAATGCAGGCTGCCCCAGTGGAACACCACGTAGGGCGGGCGGGCGTTGTTGGACTGCGGGTCGGAGCCGGGCAGGGAGGAGTCGACGTCCATCAGCGCCAGCACCTTGCCGGTGTAGCTGGTGACGGCCTGCCCGGTGTCGGTGGTGTCGAAGGTGAGCTCGAGCGACATCGACCCGGAAGTGGCCCCCTGGTAGTGCAGCTGCGGTACACCCTGCCCAGCAAGGGAATTGCCCGACCAGCTGTTGCTCCTCGACACCGAGAACTCGGAGGGGTTGAACATGCACGGAATGGTCTCGGCCGTACCCTCGATCTCGAGAAACGCCTTTTCGGTCAGAGACATGACGACCTCCTGAACTGCGGGTGGGTGCAGGCGGATGCGGACGAGCCGGTCGACGGTGCGGACGGGGCCACGGTCACATCACTCCCGGGTGGAATCGACGCCCACGTCGGGACAGTTCGTCCGAGACGCGGTCCTCCAGACGCTCGACGATGATGTCCACGAGCTGGTCCCATTCCCGCGGTGTCAGCGACGTGGCGATCGACCCCGGTCTGTGCTCGTCGTTCTGCGGCTCTCCACCGAAGGTGTGCGGTGAAAACATCTCTCGGGTCCTCCTCACCGTCGGGGCCTGCCGGGTGCCGGGCGGGGAACCGGCGAGTTGCGTCCTGGCCCGGTCGAACAGCGTTGCGGGAACCTGATCCACCAGACTCGAGCGTCGGATCGTCACATCGGCGTGCTGGCTGTTCCGACCGCCTGCGGCAGTGGCCACCCCGGGAACCGGGGGGCCGCCCGCCGATGCTCCCAGCGCGAATGGTGGCGCCGACGTCGCGGATCCGGCCGCTACCGGTATGGCAGACCCGGCCGACACCGGCGCCGGAGGCACCGCTCCCGACGGACTCCGCGGGGCGCCCCGCGGAGGCGCGACGCTCGGCGCCGAGAGCAGGGCACGGGTGGACGGCTCGATCACCCGCTCCGGATGGGCCGGGAATCGCTTGAGGACCGCTGAAGCCAGCAGTCCCGGGTCGGGGCTCGACCCGGACGGCGAGCGTCGGATCGGCGACCCGGGGCTCCCGGGCGATCCGACCGCATCCTCCCCCATCCTTTGGGGCCCTGCAGGTGTCGTCGCCCGCGCCCTGGTCGTCCCCGGTACCGCAGCACCACCGGACGACGAAGCAGCACCGGGCAGCGGCGAGCTACCGGACACCGGAGGGGAGGCGTCCGCGGTGCGGCGGACGACGAAGCCGGCCGGCGCCGGGACCGGCGACACGCGCGCCACCTGGATCGGACTGCGGACACCGCCGGCGAACCAGCTCGGGGCTCTGCTGGACACCGCCGCACTGCTGGACACCGCCGCACTGCTGGACACCGCCGCACTGCTGGACACCGGGGCCCTGCTGGACACCGCCGCACTGCTGGACACCGGGGCCCTGCTGGACACCGGGGCCCTGCTGGACACCGCCGTACTGCTGGACACCGCCGCACTGCTGGACATCGGGGCACTGGAGCCTTCGCGAACAGAACCTCTCGTGTTCGCCCCCGAGCCGGCGACCGACGTCGAGGGGCGACCCCGTCGATCCGCGCTCATCACCCCGCCGGCAGCGACCCCCATGTCCAGGGCGGATCGGCGCAGGGATTCCAGCGGTCCAGCCGCACGGATCAGGCCGGTCGTAACGGGTGCCTGCGGACCGACGGTCCCCGGGCTGCTGCCACCGGCCGTGATCCCGGCCGACAGCCGGCCCCGCGACGACGGTCCGGACGTCGCGGAACGACCGGCTCCACTACGCGGCATACCCGTCACGCCCACCCCACCACGCACCGGAAGAACTGCACCGTGGCGCTGCACACCGGCTTCCATCGACTGGGAGATGCTGCGCTGCAACGTGGATCCCCATGCACCGCCATGACCGAGGTGAAAACCTACCGTTCCGAGAGACGGGGCCGATACCGATGACGCCCCGGTTCCGGGCTGGGCGCCCGCCGAGATTCCGGCTCCGGGACGGGCACGGGAACCGGCACCGGCACCCACCAGGACGCCGAGCCGACCCGGCCGGAGAAGCTCTCTCGCCGCGAACGCCTCCGCGCCGCCCGCGGTGCTCGTCCCTGCGGATGGTGGGGTTGCGCCGTTCAGCCGTCGCGCCGTGCCAGCCGTGGATCGGTCCCGGTCGCCCGCACGGGCAAGCGGTCCCGCGGTGGCGAAACGGCGAATCGGCCGGTCGTGGCGAGGCGTGGAGATGCCCCGAGGGACAACTGCTCCGACCGTCGCGGACTGCTCCGGACCGGCTCCACCCGATGCCCCGCCCGATGGAAGAGAACCGGAGCCGACGCCGGCGCCACCTGATCCAGCGGACGCTGCGTTTCCAGCGGACGCTGCTGTTCCAACGGACGCTGCTGTTCCAACGGACGCAGCTGGCGCGGAGATCCACCGCGATGCCGGAGGCTCCGGATCTCCGGCCCGACGACGCACGGGGAACCCGGAGACCGCGGGGCCACTGGTGCGTGGTGTCGCAGCGACCGGGATCGCCTGGCCGACCGTCCGGCGGACCAGGCCTCCCAGGGGTCCGCCGAGCATCCCGCCGACCCCGGGAAGAACGGCGCCGCTCGGCCGATTCCTGATGTCCGTCGTCCCGGACGGGGCCCACAGCGGCCCGAGAGATGTCCTGCGCGCAGCTGTCGACGAACCCGGTGAACCAGGGGTCGGGACTGCACCCCGCGGCCCGGCCATCGACCGGAGTACCACCGGCCCACGGGCGAAACGGCGCAGCAGCTGGGGCGGCGACGACGGCACCGCGGACGACGATGCCGATGACACCGGAACGGAGTGGCCCATCGCGGGCTCATCCCCACCGGAATCGATCGGTGAAGTGGAAGACGTGACCAGCGACGGAGGCACCCACAGGGACTTCGGCCCAGCAGGCACCGTCCAACCACCGGGCAGAGCACCGGGTGCGGGCGAAAGGTGTGCCGGTGACGCAGTGACCGGAGTCGGCGGCAGCGCGACGGGCTGCGAGACCACCACCGGGCCGTCCGAGCCAACCGCTGCGGTGGACGTCACCGATGTCGAG is from Nakamurella sp. PAMC28650 and encodes:
- a CDS encoding phage tail protein; amino-acid sequence: MAETGTALVPRSGSVPSFGPSGGADLAASADSGISRALPRVRRDSRVGPPPRHPQWLINQLPVGMLQSDFFVRFVSIFQELGSGLMDDADLMQHVADASVTPVPMISHLASWIGVDTIDKSLPEQLQRVILASSARALAHRGTVEGLRGYLEMLSGGPAEVLDGGGVWAEGEAPGDVAWVRMTVQGTGHLSEDEFVAMVRDEIPAHVRAELWIDVRRVLATAEKGWE
- a CDS encoding putative baseplate assembly protein, which encodes MVLPAPNLDDRTFQDIVDEAKRLIPRYTPEWTNHNVSDPGVALIELFAWMSEMVLYRVNQVPDRLFVHFLNLVGIEPFPPSVAKAQVTFWLSAVQDVPVTVPAGLQVTTTADHRTADTAVVFSTVDELTIRPPVLVNALTSDAKAERMTAVYDDLRFVGSSVACFTSTDATGRLAPGNVLLLGFAESLAGMAIRLSVQAHAQGIGVDPRNPPLAWEVWNGEAWITVDVFSDSTGGLNRAGEIVLMIPSEHDFLTLGDTSAYWLRVRLLTPVPGQPTYQASPQLDALEVAALGATVEAEHSSKAAGEVLGRSDGSPGQEFQVSFPPVLPRRGGETVVVSDPGGRVEWTEVADFSASTASDPHFVWDSASGIVRFGPRVRYPDGSVRQHGRIPRDGAEISTTEYRYGGGALGNVGARTLTVLRSAVPYISGAVNLRPAVGGVDAETVNEAKTRGPLTLRTGQRAVTAGDFERLTMESSIEVARARCLPAATGQGPVRMLVVPQVRTDLRTHQLDDFAITAPLMRRITDHLDAHRIVGTAIEVGTPFYQGVSVAALVHAPAGRPLALVRQRAVNELTRYIHPLSGGADGGGWLFDADLNAAAIAQLLESVEGVDRVDEVQLFEFDLRSGQRIGAGRDVIRLDEHSLFLSGAHRVVVR
- a CDS encoding GPW/gp25 family protein → MEESVLPAAGSREPAHYDATFIGRGFFWPLQVDHTGSIRLTDGPADLDRSMAVVLATAPGERVMRPQFGCRIWDLLFEPVTANLLGLMAQAVRDALAQWEPRVTVEQVDPVPDADDGALIVINVTYRVKATNDRRNLVYPFYVIPHEES
- a CDS encoding phage baseplate assembly protein V, translating into MTAPAMTAIAPEILVNGSQMSSSYELSGLRIRTSFGLPGRATLRFDDSGFAIAAGSTFTIGTQLEVRMADGGTLFAGEVTGIDLQLDRGVPDFVVIADDPSYKMALGNKARSFTKMSYSDIVSQIGREYGLSVEADATAAQFDYTLQADSDFGFVSELADRVGYDWWVEEKVLKFKKPATSAASARLNASEDLRQFSVRASALHPSSSAVMGWTAKTKTSIKGNSASPSSGILPTASLVSGYASVSALSSMTKVSTSAQGPVDQEEAQDLADRAAAAWAAAAVTARGTTLIAPAIKIGGSVEVEGAGPANGKYFVTEVEHSYTDRGFETRFVAGDHRPNGLVDTLTSTKQTSFRRDGLVVGLVTQIGNSEGSPGDIKVKYPGIDDQLASGWARMVSVGGGNKKGVTFMPEVNDEVIVGFENGDPRRPVILGAVFNGKDSQPAFAVESSMVNSRQITSRLGHAVEFGDGTAPDKQYISLTLAGGATSVMMSKKEFIAQVPAGIPLSITAGSASFKIGNDGSITIQGSKITLKADTDVEISGLNVTTKASAKNSASGAMVEVKGSAQVEVSAGGPAMIKGMPVMVN
- a CDS encoding LysM peptidoglycan-binding domain-containing protein, which gives rise to MSLTEKAFLEIEGTAETIPCMFNPSEFSVSRSNSWSGNSLAGQGVPQLHYQGATSGSMSLELTFDTTDTGQAVTSYTGKVLALMDVDSSLPGSDPQSNNARPPYVVFHWGSLHSFKAVVASVNLQFTYFSSTGVPLRAKISLTLTQYQESVAFGPQNPTSGTPRPHRVHRVQPGETLDRISAKYYGDSTKWRQIAGANGISDPLALRSGSLLSIPRVQK